One segment of Carya illinoinensis cultivar Pawnee chromosome 1, C.illinoinensisPawnee_v1, whole genome shotgun sequence DNA contains the following:
- the LOC122317389 gene encoding glutathione S-transferase T3-like gives MWERITTFYHEYKKLNIANHSEGSLMNRWSTIQKWTNKFCAYIAQVESLHPSGATEQDKIEKAKVLYKEIVGSNFTMEHCWCLLRHQPKWQQHIFTFSQKRKSPEKVTNVVDVDQAKKDIEVLPERPPGKKAEKEMERKRKFMEGNDGEIKIVLAKMTEDRATTMEERRNATLKADLERLAVFELKKKKKIEVKMILLDLSSLNAMQQEYFGYIQRKIFEEYLKDTGGISTSPSTPYRGV, from the exons atgtgggaaagaattaccacattttatcatgaatataaaaaactGAACATTGCCAATCATTCTGAAGGGTCTTTGATGAATCGGTGGTCCACGATTCAAAAATGGACcaataaattttgtgcatatataGCACAGGTAGAGTCATTGCACCCAAGTGGTGCAACGGAGCAAGACAAG ATTGAGAAAGCGAAGGTGTTGTACAAAGAGATTGTTGGGAGTAATTTCACAATGGAGCATTGTTGGTGTCTTCTGAGACACCAACCAAAATGGCAGCAACACATCTTCACCTTTAGTCAGAAGAGAAAGTCACCTGAAAAAGTGACTAATGTTGTTGATGTTGACCAAGCGAAGAAGGACATAGAGGTTCTTCCTGAGAGACCTCCAGGCAAAAAGGCTGAGAAAGAAATGGAGAGGAAGCGGAAGTTCATGGAAGGAAACGATGGTGAGATCAAGATTGTTTTGGCCAAAATGACCGAGGATCGAGCGACGACCATGGAAGAGCGTAGAAATGCGACCTTGAAGGCAGACCTAGAGAGATTAGCAGTAtttgaacttaaaaaaaaaaaaaaaattgaagtaaaGATGATATTACTAGATCTAAGTAGCCTGAATGCCATGCAACAAGAATATTTTGGCTACATTCAACGAAAAATTTTTGAGGAATATCTGAAGGATACCGGGGGGATATCTACATCTCCTTCGACACCTTATAGAGGTGTCTAA